The following proteins are co-located in the Carassius carassius chromosome 39, fCarCar2.1, whole genome shotgun sequence genome:
- the LOC132121554 gene encoding oxysterol-binding protein-related protein 6-like isoform X1: protein MDYHGSSVDQVQSQTSGAEKVSSSWHKPTHSRSSSTASSRHSRLNIKDWEVMDVFPADLNLTAENMQDVNTPGICEGYLMKRRKRPLKGWHKRYFVLDNGILRYSKNQHDFSKGKMHGALDVSLAVMSVNKKARQIDLDAGDILYHMKAKTPDLYYKWVTKLSAHRMYKKNKAAHVHNGFLQALSHASHLSPKNSPMQDMGTTYVGEPLPCVNPAINGKVSAWLQTQEPDICAQELTRCQMELNELQQLVQKLHSLDLGQIVNNGDLQRIISMQNLLLDKPKKKTGKIWGHSRTLSRVEALGMPFRGITKSLSSSHLNSSSHLGTSVSSIPDYVSTQTTPSTPTSSENKKLHQDICSMSLKVHASLRTAHETLAQERQRLQEAWSSRELQQTTSAQINNLCNLAELDVKSRHTKIHNLSVSSDSSEESFHTVLQRKSGSGRSFSFRAPSVADSAAEYFDACDELMCASSSEMSDESGLSDGSSNSEPDEAYAMASRKYRASLSKAPPKLNTIKNTGRRTMLPAVCPDNSHVGLMTILYNNIGKDLSRVSMPAALNEPVCLLQRLCEELEYSDLLDTANHTDDPYQRMVYIAAFAISGYATAQYRNRYKPFNPVLGETFECIREDRGFRYISEQVSHHPPISACHAESDNFNFWQDQRWKNKFWGKSLEIMPTGMVNVTLKKYGDHYEWNKVVTCIHNVFSQQRYLEHYGEVIIRNLKSSVCTCKITFVKSRYWGSDGSKNEVQGQVLDETGNVVHRFGGFWHEGICCDTLPNPQCIWKPNPQPKNYMLYYGFSSFAIEMNELTPDLKPLLPLTDTRLRPDQRLLEEGKIEETDKKKDEVEENQRERRKILAKRGEEHIPHFFRKTLDAAGREVWLYNGTYWKIRENPGFVNDKNLELW from the exons ATGGACTACCATGGGTCTTCGGTGGACCAGGTCCAATCACAGACGAGTGGTGCGGAGAAGGTGTCTAGCAGCTGGCATAAGCCCACTCATTCCAGGAGCAGCAGCACAGCATCCTCACGTCACTCACGGCTG AACATTAAAGACTGGGAAGTAATGGATGTCTTTCCAGCGGATTTGAACCTCACTGCAGAAAACATGCAGGATGTGAATACTCCAGGAATCTGTGAAGGTTACTTGATGAAGAGGAGAAAGAGGCCTCTTAAAGGGTGGCATAag AGATACTTTGTCTTGGATAATGGTATCCTACGATATTCAAAAAACCAACATGAT TTTTCCAAAGGGAAAATGCATGGTGCACTGGATGTCAGTCTCGCAGTTATGTCAGTAAACAAAAAAGCAAGACAAATAGATCTGGATGCTGGAGACATTCTGTATCACATGAAA GCCAAGACTCCAGATTTATATTACAAATGGGTCACCAAGCTGAGTGCCCACAGGATGTATAAGAAGAACAAGGCTGCACACGTTCACAATGGCTTCCTCCAGGCCCTGTCCCATGCCAGTCATTTATCTCCCAAAAACAGTCCCATGCAGGACATG GGCACGACTTATGTCGGTGAACCTCTGCCATGTGTCAATCCCGCCATCAATGGGAAAGTGTCAGCTTGGCTACAGACCCAAGAACCTGACATCTGTGCTCAAG AGCTCACCCGTTGTCAAATGGAGTTGAATGAGCTGCAACAGCTGGTCCAAAAGTTGCACTCTCTAGATTTGGGCCAAATAGTCAATAACGGAGACCTCCAGAGGATCATCAGCATGCAA AATCTCCTCCTTGACAAGCCCAAGAAGAAGACTGGCAAGATTTGGGGTCATTCTCGCACTCTGTCTCGAGTTGAGGCTCTTGGAATG CCGTTTCGTGGGATTACTAAATCG TTATCATCAAGCCACCTGAACAGTTCTTCTCATCTCGGAACCTCCGTCTCGTCCATCCCCGATTATGTCTCCACCCAGACGACCCCATCAACCCCCACCTCATCAGAAAACAAGAAACTCCACCAAGACATCTGCTCCATGTCCTTGAAAG TCCATGCCTCTCTGCGTACTGCACATGAGACTCTAGCTCAGGAGCGCCAAAGGCTGCAGGAAGCCTGGTCCAGCAGGGAGCTTCAGCAGACCACCTCTGCCCAGATCAACAACCTCTGCAACCTGGCTGAG TTAGATGTTAAGTCCCGTCACACCAAAATCCACAATCTCTCGGTGTCCTCCGATTCCTCAGAAGAGTCCTTCCATACTGTGCTACAAAGGAAG TCTGGGTCAGGCCGTAGTTTTTCTTTCCGTGCGCCCTCGGTGGCTGACTCAGCGGCAGAGTATTTTGACGCATGTGATGAGCTTATGTGTGCAAGCTCTTCTGAGATGTCCGATGAGTCCGGTCTAAGTGATGGATCCAGTAATTCAGAGCCTGATGAGGCTTATG CAATGGCTTCACGCAAGTACCGCGCCAGCCTTTCAAAGGCACCACCAAAGCTGAACACCATAAAGAACACTGGACGTCGTACTATGTTGCCTGCAGTTTGCCCTGACAACAGCCATGTAGGATTGATGACTATCCTCTACAACAACATAGGCAAGGATCTGTCCCGAGTCTCCATGCCAGCAGCTCTGAATGAGCCTGTGTGCCTGCTGCAGAGACTCTGTGAGGAGCTGGAATATTCTGACCTACTGGACACTGCCAATCATACCGATGACCCCTACCAGAGGATG GTTTATATTGCTGCTTTTGCCATATCTGGCTATGCCACGGCTCAGTATCGCAACCGCTACAAACcttttaatccagttctgggagAAACATTTGAGTGTATCAGAGAGGACAGAGGCTTCCGCTACATTAGTGAACAG GTTTCCCATCATCCACCAATATCTGCGTGTCATGCAGAATCAGACAATTTCAACTTCTGGCAGG ACCAGAGATGGAAGAACAAGTTCTGGGGCAAATCTTTGGAGATCATGCCAACAGGGATGGTGAATGTGACTCTAAAAAA ATATGGGGACCACTATGAATGGAACAAAGTGGTGACGTGCATCCACAATGTCTTCAGTCAGCAGCGATATCTCGAGCACTACGGCGAGGTCATTATTCGCAACTTGAAAAGCTCGGTCTGTACTTGTAAGATCACATTTGTGAAG TCACGTTATTGGGGTTCAGATGGTTCCAAAAACGAAGTTCAGGGTCAAGTTCTTGATGAGACTGGTAATGTCGTCCATCGTTTCGGTGGATTTTGGCATGAAGGGATCTGCTGTGACACCCTTCCAAATCCACAGTGTATCTGGAAGCCAA ATCCACAGCCCAAGAACTACATGCTTTACTATGGCTTCTCTAGTTTTGCAATCGAGATGAATGAGCTGACCCCTGACCTTAAGCCCTTGCTGCCCCTTACAGATACACGCTTGCGCCCTGACCAAAG GCTTCTTGAGGAGGGGAAAATAGAGGAGACTGATAAAAAGAAGGATGAAGTGGAGGAAAATCAAAGAGAAAGGAGGAAGATTCTTGCCAAAAGAGGAGAGGAGCATATCCCTCACTTTTTCAG GAAAACTTTGGATGCTGCTGGAAGGGAAGTTTGGCTTTACAATGGAACGTATTGGAAGATTAGGGAGAATCCTGGGTTTGTCAATGATAAAAACCTGGAATTATGGTGA
- the LOC132121554 gene encoding oxysterol-binding protein-related protein 6-like isoform X2, whose protein sequence is MDYHGSSVDQVQSQTSGAEKVSSSWHKPTHSRSSSTASSRHSRLNIKDWEVMDVFPADLNLTAENMQDVNTPGICEGYLMKRRKRPLKGWHKRYFVLDNGILRYSKNQHDFSKGKMHGALDVSLAVMSVNKKARQIDLDAGDILYHMKAKTPDLYYKWVTKLSAHRMYKKNKAAHVHNGFLQALSHASHLSPKNSPMQDMGTTYVGEPLPCVNPAINGKVSAWLQTQEPDICAQELTRCQMELNELQQLVQKLHSLDLGQIVNNGDLQRIISMQNLLLDKPKKKTGKIWGHSRTLSRVEALGMLSSSHLNSSSHLGTSVSSIPDYVSTQTTPSTPTSSENKKLHQDICSMSLKVHASLRTAHETLAQERQRLQEAWSSRELQQTTSAQINNLCNLAELDVKSRHTKIHNLSVSSDSSEESFHTVLQRKSGSGRSFSFRAPSVADSAAEYFDACDELMCASSSEMSDESGLSDGSSNSEPDEAYAMASRKYRASLSKAPPKLNTIKNTGRRTMLPAVCPDNSHVGLMTILYNNIGKDLSRVSMPAALNEPVCLLQRLCEELEYSDLLDTANHTDDPYQRMVYIAAFAISGYATAQYRNRYKPFNPVLGETFECIREDRGFRYISEQVSHHPPISACHAESDNFNFWQDQRWKNKFWGKSLEIMPTGMVNVTLKKYGDHYEWNKVVTCIHNVFSQQRYLEHYGEVIIRNLKSSVCTCKITFVKSRYWGSDGSKNEVQGQVLDETGNVVHRFGGFWHEGICCDTLPNPQCIWKPNPQPKNYMLYYGFSSFAIEMNELTPDLKPLLPLTDTRLRPDQRLLEEGKIEETDKKKDEVEENQRERRKILAKRGEEHIPHFFRKTLDAAGREVWLYNGTYWKIRENPGFVNDKNLELW, encoded by the exons ATGGACTACCATGGGTCTTCGGTGGACCAGGTCCAATCACAGACGAGTGGTGCGGAGAAGGTGTCTAGCAGCTGGCATAAGCCCACTCATTCCAGGAGCAGCAGCACAGCATCCTCACGTCACTCACGGCTG AACATTAAAGACTGGGAAGTAATGGATGTCTTTCCAGCGGATTTGAACCTCACTGCAGAAAACATGCAGGATGTGAATACTCCAGGAATCTGTGAAGGTTACTTGATGAAGAGGAGAAAGAGGCCTCTTAAAGGGTGGCATAag AGATACTTTGTCTTGGATAATGGTATCCTACGATATTCAAAAAACCAACATGAT TTTTCCAAAGGGAAAATGCATGGTGCACTGGATGTCAGTCTCGCAGTTATGTCAGTAAACAAAAAAGCAAGACAAATAGATCTGGATGCTGGAGACATTCTGTATCACATGAAA GCCAAGACTCCAGATTTATATTACAAATGGGTCACCAAGCTGAGTGCCCACAGGATGTATAAGAAGAACAAGGCTGCACACGTTCACAATGGCTTCCTCCAGGCCCTGTCCCATGCCAGTCATTTATCTCCCAAAAACAGTCCCATGCAGGACATG GGCACGACTTATGTCGGTGAACCTCTGCCATGTGTCAATCCCGCCATCAATGGGAAAGTGTCAGCTTGGCTACAGACCCAAGAACCTGACATCTGTGCTCAAG AGCTCACCCGTTGTCAAATGGAGTTGAATGAGCTGCAACAGCTGGTCCAAAAGTTGCACTCTCTAGATTTGGGCCAAATAGTCAATAACGGAGACCTCCAGAGGATCATCAGCATGCAA AATCTCCTCCTTGACAAGCCCAAGAAGAAGACTGGCAAGATTTGGGGTCATTCTCGCACTCTGTCTCGAGTTGAGGCTCTTGGAATG TTATCATCAAGCCACCTGAACAGTTCTTCTCATCTCGGAACCTCCGTCTCGTCCATCCCCGATTATGTCTCCACCCAGACGACCCCATCAACCCCCACCTCATCAGAAAACAAGAAACTCCACCAAGACATCTGCTCCATGTCCTTGAAAG TCCATGCCTCTCTGCGTACTGCACATGAGACTCTAGCTCAGGAGCGCCAAAGGCTGCAGGAAGCCTGGTCCAGCAGGGAGCTTCAGCAGACCACCTCTGCCCAGATCAACAACCTCTGCAACCTGGCTGAG TTAGATGTTAAGTCCCGTCACACCAAAATCCACAATCTCTCGGTGTCCTCCGATTCCTCAGAAGAGTCCTTCCATACTGTGCTACAAAGGAAG TCTGGGTCAGGCCGTAGTTTTTCTTTCCGTGCGCCCTCGGTGGCTGACTCAGCGGCAGAGTATTTTGACGCATGTGATGAGCTTATGTGTGCAAGCTCTTCTGAGATGTCCGATGAGTCCGGTCTAAGTGATGGATCCAGTAATTCAGAGCCTGATGAGGCTTATG CAATGGCTTCACGCAAGTACCGCGCCAGCCTTTCAAAGGCACCACCAAAGCTGAACACCATAAAGAACACTGGACGTCGTACTATGTTGCCTGCAGTTTGCCCTGACAACAGCCATGTAGGATTGATGACTATCCTCTACAACAACATAGGCAAGGATCTGTCCCGAGTCTCCATGCCAGCAGCTCTGAATGAGCCTGTGTGCCTGCTGCAGAGACTCTGTGAGGAGCTGGAATATTCTGACCTACTGGACACTGCCAATCATACCGATGACCCCTACCAGAGGATG GTTTATATTGCTGCTTTTGCCATATCTGGCTATGCCACGGCTCAGTATCGCAACCGCTACAAACcttttaatccagttctgggagAAACATTTGAGTGTATCAGAGAGGACAGAGGCTTCCGCTACATTAGTGAACAG GTTTCCCATCATCCACCAATATCTGCGTGTCATGCAGAATCAGACAATTTCAACTTCTGGCAGG ACCAGAGATGGAAGAACAAGTTCTGGGGCAAATCTTTGGAGATCATGCCAACAGGGATGGTGAATGTGACTCTAAAAAA ATATGGGGACCACTATGAATGGAACAAAGTGGTGACGTGCATCCACAATGTCTTCAGTCAGCAGCGATATCTCGAGCACTACGGCGAGGTCATTATTCGCAACTTGAAAAGCTCGGTCTGTACTTGTAAGATCACATTTGTGAAG TCACGTTATTGGGGTTCAGATGGTTCCAAAAACGAAGTTCAGGGTCAAGTTCTTGATGAGACTGGTAATGTCGTCCATCGTTTCGGTGGATTTTGGCATGAAGGGATCTGCTGTGACACCCTTCCAAATCCACAGTGTATCTGGAAGCCAA ATCCACAGCCCAAGAACTACATGCTTTACTATGGCTTCTCTAGTTTTGCAATCGAGATGAATGAGCTGACCCCTGACCTTAAGCCCTTGCTGCCCCTTACAGATACACGCTTGCGCCCTGACCAAAG GCTTCTTGAGGAGGGGAAAATAGAGGAGACTGATAAAAAGAAGGATGAAGTGGAGGAAAATCAAAGAGAAAGGAGGAAGATTCTTGCCAAAAGAGGAGAGGAGCATATCCCTCACTTTTTCAG GAAAACTTTGGATGCTGCTGGAAGGGAAGTTTGGCTTTACAATGGAACGTATTGGAAGATTAGGGAGAATCCTGGGTTTGTCAATGATAAAAACCTGGAATTATGGTGA
- the LOC132121554 gene encoding oxysterol-binding protein-related protein 6-like isoform X3 translates to MDYHGSSVDQVQSQTSGAEKVSSSWHKPTHSRSSSTASSRHSRLNIKDWEVMDVFPADLNLTAENMQDVNTPGICEGYLMKRRKRPLKGWHKRYFVLDNGILRYSKNQHDFSKGKMHGALDVSLAVMSVNKKARQIDLDAGDILYHMKAKTPDLYYKWVTKLSAHRMYKKNKAAHVHNGFLQALSHASHLSPKNSPMQDMGTTYVGEPLPCVNPAINGKVSAWLQTQEPDICAQELTRCQMELNELQQLVQKLHSLDLGQIVNNGDLQRIISMQNLLLDKPKKKTGKIWGHSRTLSRVEALGMPFRGITKSLSSSHLNSSSHLGTSVSSIPDYVSTQTTPSTPTSSENKKLHQDICSMSLKVHASLRTAHETLAQERQRLQEAWSSRELQQTTSAQINNLCNLAESGSGRSFSFRAPSVADSAAEYFDACDELMCASSSEMSDESGLSDGSSNSEPDEAYAMASRKYRASLSKAPPKLNTIKNTGRRTMLPAVCPDNSHVGLMTILYNNIGKDLSRVSMPAALNEPVCLLQRLCEELEYSDLLDTANHTDDPYQRMVYIAAFAISGYATAQYRNRYKPFNPVLGETFECIREDRGFRYISEQVSHHPPISACHAESDNFNFWQDQRWKNKFWGKSLEIMPTGMVNVTLKKYGDHYEWNKVVTCIHNVFSQQRYLEHYGEVIIRNLKSSVCTCKITFVKSRYWGSDGSKNEVQGQVLDETGNVVHRFGGFWHEGICCDTLPNPQCIWKPNPQPKNYMLYYGFSSFAIEMNELTPDLKPLLPLTDTRLRPDQRLLEEGKIEETDKKKDEVEENQRERRKILAKRGEEHIPHFFRKTLDAAGREVWLYNGTYWKIRENPGFVNDKNLELW, encoded by the exons ATGGACTACCATGGGTCTTCGGTGGACCAGGTCCAATCACAGACGAGTGGTGCGGAGAAGGTGTCTAGCAGCTGGCATAAGCCCACTCATTCCAGGAGCAGCAGCACAGCATCCTCACGTCACTCACGGCTG AACATTAAAGACTGGGAAGTAATGGATGTCTTTCCAGCGGATTTGAACCTCACTGCAGAAAACATGCAGGATGTGAATACTCCAGGAATCTGTGAAGGTTACTTGATGAAGAGGAGAAAGAGGCCTCTTAAAGGGTGGCATAag AGATACTTTGTCTTGGATAATGGTATCCTACGATATTCAAAAAACCAACATGAT TTTTCCAAAGGGAAAATGCATGGTGCACTGGATGTCAGTCTCGCAGTTATGTCAGTAAACAAAAAAGCAAGACAAATAGATCTGGATGCTGGAGACATTCTGTATCACATGAAA GCCAAGACTCCAGATTTATATTACAAATGGGTCACCAAGCTGAGTGCCCACAGGATGTATAAGAAGAACAAGGCTGCACACGTTCACAATGGCTTCCTCCAGGCCCTGTCCCATGCCAGTCATTTATCTCCCAAAAACAGTCCCATGCAGGACATG GGCACGACTTATGTCGGTGAACCTCTGCCATGTGTCAATCCCGCCATCAATGGGAAAGTGTCAGCTTGGCTACAGACCCAAGAACCTGACATCTGTGCTCAAG AGCTCACCCGTTGTCAAATGGAGTTGAATGAGCTGCAACAGCTGGTCCAAAAGTTGCACTCTCTAGATTTGGGCCAAATAGTCAATAACGGAGACCTCCAGAGGATCATCAGCATGCAA AATCTCCTCCTTGACAAGCCCAAGAAGAAGACTGGCAAGATTTGGGGTCATTCTCGCACTCTGTCTCGAGTTGAGGCTCTTGGAATG CCGTTTCGTGGGATTACTAAATCG TTATCATCAAGCCACCTGAACAGTTCTTCTCATCTCGGAACCTCCGTCTCGTCCATCCCCGATTATGTCTCCACCCAGACGACCCCATCAACCCCCACCTCATCAGAAAACAAGAAACTCCACCAAGACATCTGCTCCATGTCCTTGAAAG TCCATGCCTCTCTGCGTACTGCACATGAGACTCTAGCTCAGGAGCGCCAAAGGCTGCAGGAAGCCTGGTCCAGCAGGGAGCTTCAGCAGACCACCTCTGCCCAGATCAACAACCTCTGCAACCTGGCTGAG TCTGGGTCAGGCCGTAGTTTTTCTTTCCGTGCGCCCTCGGTGGCTGACTCAGCGGCAGAGTATTTTGACGCATGTGATGAGCTTATGTGTGCAAGCTCTTCTGAGATGTCCGATGAGTCCGGTCTAAGTGATGGATCCAGTAATTCAGAGCCTGATGAGGCTTATG CAATGGCTTCACGCAAGTACCGCGCCAGCCTTTCAAAGGCACCACCAAAGCTGAACACCATAAAGAACACTGGACGTCGTACTATGTTGCCTGCAGTTTGCCCTGACAACAGCCATGTAGGATTGATGACTATCCTCTACAACAACATAGGCAAGGATCTGTCCCGAGTCTCCATGCCAGCAGCTCTGAATGAGCCTGTGTGCCTGCTGCAGAGACTCTGTGAGGAGCTGGAATATTCTGACCTACTGGACACTGCCAATCATACCGATGACCCCTACCAGAGGATG GTTTATATTGCTGCTTTTGCCATATCTGGCTATGCCACGGCTCAGTATCGCAACCGCTACAAACcttttaatccagttctgggagAAACATTTGAGTGTATCAGAGAGGACAGAGGCTTCCGCTACATTAGTGAACAG GTTTCCCATCATCCACCAATATCTGCGTGTCATGCAGAATCAGACAATTTCAACTTCTGGCAGG ACCAGAGATGGAAGAACAAGTTCTGGGGCAAATCTTTGGAGATCATGCCAACAGGGATGGTGAATGTGACTCTAAAAAA ATATGGGGACCACTATGAATGGAACAAAGTGGTGACGTGCATCCACAATGTCTTCAGTCAGCAGCGATATCTCGAGCACTACGGCGAGGTCATTATTCGCAACTTGAAAAGCTCGGTCTGTACTTGTAAGATCACATTTGTGAAG TCACGTTATTGGGGTTCAGATGGTTCCAAAAACGAAGTTCAGGGTCAAGTTCTTGATGAGACTGGTAATGTCGTCCATCGTTTCGGTGGATTTTGGCATGAAGGGATCTGCTGTGACACCCTTCCAAATCCACAGTGTATCTGGAAGCCAA ATCCACAGCCCAAGAACTACATGCTTTACTATGGCTTCTCTAGTTTTGCAATCGAGATGAATGAGCTGACCCCTGACCTTAAGCCCTTGCTGCCCCTTACAGATACACGCTTGCGCCCTGACCAAAG GCTTCTTGAGGAGGGGAAAATAGAGGAGACTGATAAAAAGAAGGATGAAGTGGAGGAAAATCAAAGAGAAAGGAGGAAGATTCTTGCCAAAAGAGGAGAGGAGCATATCCCTCACTTTTTCAG GAAAACTTTGGATGCTGCTGGAAGGGAAGTTTGGCTTTACAATGGAACGTATTGGAAGATTAGGGAGAATCCTGGGTTTGTCAATGATAAAAACCTGGAATTATGGTGA